From a single Flavobacteriales bacterium genomic region:
- a CDS encoding DUF3308 domain-containing protein, whose product TASGNFTSNSFFNDQLRAGVEYGFKRLFKLRAGYVYESGLYDPAKRATAYSGLSGGFGVDLKTGSKGSLISLDYSYRNTNPFDGTHTIGLRFLM is encoded by the coding sequence AACAGCTTCAGGAAACTTTACTTCAAACTCCTTTTTTAATGATCAATTAAGAGCAGGTGTGGAATATGGTTTCAAAAGACTATTCAAGTTAAGAGCTGGATATGTTTATGAAAGTGGACTATATGATCCTGCGAAAAGAGCTACTGCATATTCTGGTTTGTCTGGAGGTTTCGGTGTTGATTTAAAAACAGGTTCAAAGGGTAGCCTAATTTCATTAGACTACTCGTACAGGAATACAAACCCTTTTGATGGTACCCATACCATTGGATTAAGGTTTCTCATGTAA